The sequence GTTTGGGACGTGCGATTGCGGAGAAGGCGCTCGCGCAAAGCCTGAAGGCTCCTACGCTCACCGCTCTGGCGGAGACGATCCATCGGCATCGCAAGGATTATTACGCCGCGCTCCATCGTGCGAGCCAAGACAACCGTATTGACGATTGGCTGGCCTGGTTCGCGGATATCGTGACTGCCGCTCAAGCACGAACCACGGCCCGCGTGCGCTTCCTGATCGAAAAGACACGCATGCTCGATCGCCTGCGAGATCAGCTCAACCCACGACAAGAGAAAGCGCTGCTGCGCATGTTTGCCGAAGGCGTGGATGGGTTCGCGGGTGGCCTCAGCGCCCAGAACTATCGGACGATCACCGACGCGGCACCCGCGACGGCAACGCGAGATCTCGCGGGATTGGTGGAGATGGGAGCGCTCGTTCGATCGGGTGAACTTCGCTATGCGCGTTATCACCTTGCACTGTCGAACTGACCCATCGGCCGGGAGGTGCATCTCCCATTATGCAATTACGTAACGGTCAAAATCTGGGGCCTGTGTAACCGCAGAAGGTCCGTAGCGTGTGGCAGCAAAATCGGTCTGAAGCACCCCCCGGTCACTATAAGCACTGATGCAGATCGTGTCAGGTTGAACTTTTCCGATCCACTATGTCCGCAGCCGATTATTTCTTTGAGAATGGCGGAAATGCGTGATTATTAGGTTGCCATCGAAAGGATGGCACATGCGAGTAGCACTTACCAACAAAGGGCTCGACGCACTCAAGTCGAAGACCGATCGGTACGAGGTGCAGGATACGGTCTGCCCGGGATTAAGCGTCCGCGTAACGCCGGAAGGCCGCAAGACCTTCAACGTCAAATATCGCTACGGATTGAAGCAAAAGCGGATGTCGCTCGGTGTGTATCCGCGCATTTCCCTCTCCGAAGCGCGCGATCGGGCGCGCGAGGCAATGCGTCACGTTGATGAAGGCTCCGATCCGGCCAAGCGTCGTCGGCAGCCGGAATTTCGGGTTGAGGCGGTCGTCAAAGAGTTCATCGAACGCTACGCCAAGCCACGCAATCGCAAGTGGATGGAGAGCGAACGCATTCTGTGGCGCGAACTGGTCGCCGTGTTCGGGCAGCGCGACATCCGTGAGATCAGGCGCGAGCATATCATCGAGATCATGGATGGTGCCGTCGATCGCGGCGCGCATTATCAGGCCAACCGAATCCTCGCCAATGTGCGCAAATTGTTCAATTGGTGCATCGAACGAGGCATCGTCGAGACCAGCCCAACCAACGGCCTTAAAGCGCCGACCAAGGAAGTTGCGCGCGACCGTCGACTTAGCGATGCCGAGATCGTCGCGCTCCTTAGGGCATGTCGCAACGACGTCTATCCGTTCCGCCAGTTCGTCCCGCTGCTTCTCGCAACTGGCCAACGCAGGGGCGAGTTGGCCAATATGCGATGGAGCGAAATCGACTTCACCCAAAAGACGTGGACCATTCCGGCTGAGCGTTCAAAGAACGGCAAGGCGCATTTCGTACCGCTGAGTGCCTATGCGCTCGAACTGCTCGCTGAGGTGCCGCGCTTCCTCGATTGCGACTATGTGTTCACAACGAAACGAACATCGCCAGTGAGCGGTTTTAGCAAGGCATTGCGCCGGCTTTGGTTGGCGACGGGCGCGGACGATTGGCGCTACCATGACCTGCGCCGAACCGCTGCCTCGGGAATGGCACAGGCGCGCGTGCAGCCCCATGTGATCGAGAAGGTGCTGAACCACATGAGTGGCAAGATTTCAGGCGTTGCCGCTGTCTACAACCGTTACGAGTATGCGGACGAGATGCGAGCTGCGCTTGAAGATTGGGGCGCATATTTGGAGCGCCTCAGCGACAAAGCTGCCGCGAGCTTGTGAGGTTCGGGGGCTGCTACGGTCTACGGCCGCTAAGCTTATCCGAGAAAGACAGACGCTGGAAAACTGAGGTTAGATGCTTCAGTCTCTCAACCAAAGGTGATCGGATTGGGGAGCGAGCCGTGAAAAAGGATTCGTCTCGTGCGATTGGACCGGGACGCTACGCTTCGACGCTCCAAGCACTCAATATGATTGGTCGAGGTATCTTCCAGGAGTCCTGGAACGAAGAAGACCACAAATGGCTCGAAACCGACCGTAGAGACGCTAACGACGTGGAAGCGTGGGATCGGGCTGCAAGCGCTGCTGAGCGGCTTAAATATCTCGTGGTCAATGGATTGCTGCGCACTTTCGGCGAAGATGACGAAGGCACCAGTCACGAGCTGGGACCCGATCGCACTACTACGCCGTGGTTCAAAATCGATGTGCAATCAGGGTCCTATCTCGTTTATCCCGATCAACGGGCGCCCCTTACGATCGACAGGTTCGATCTCGAAGAGCGCCTAGCGAAATTAACCGGGAAGCGACCCCGCAAGACCCAAACATTCGATTGGCTGCCAATTGCGCATGAGGCGTGGCGGTACGCTCTACATGAGCAGTTGCTTCCTCGTACCCGCTCCGACCTGATCGCGCATTTGCAGCAATGGTACTTCCTCCACCGTGACGCGGATAACGCGCCTGATGAGAAAGAACTGGGCAAGGTCGCAAGTGGAGTGATTGACGCGCTCGGCAATCGTCGGCTGGCAAGGGAAGATTGTGTCGGGATAAGTTCCACGGATTAGGTATCGAATGGCGCATAGCTCTCCGGCTCCTTGAAAGGAGCGAGAAATCTATGACGACCTATCTATACGACCGCGCTGATTTACGCCGTCGCGGCATTAAAATCTCCAATTCAACCCTTTTGCGGCTCGAAGCTGCGGGGAGTTTCCCGAAACGCGTCAGGATCGGCGCGCATAGCATTGCCTGGCTTGCGAGCGAGATTGACGCGCATATTGCGGCGCTCGCGGAAGCGCGCGAGGCCAACTGATGGACAAGAGGCGTCCAGCAGACTGGGAGTCGGTCGTTTTCATTCGTCCCGTGTGGGACGAGAAGAAGCAGCGAACGACGCTCCGGGTCTTCCATTACAAGATCGAAAATCTCAGCGCGCTGCCTGCGGTTGAGGCGGACATCAATCGCCAAATAGCAAAGCTATCGGGAGGTGGCGGCAATGGCTAACTCTCTAAGCAAACGAGGCAAGTCGATGCTGAAGGTTGCCGAGCAGGCAATCGAGGCAGGGATGAAGGTGCTCGCTATTGGCCCGCGTTCGAAGGTTCCAGATACGCGCTTCTGCCGACGGGGCTGGAAGGACGCGACCGACGATATAGCGAACGTGAAGAAATGGCTCAGCACGGACGATCGCATTAATCTTGCGGCTTCGACCTTTGGCAGCGGCATCTGCGTCGTTGATGTCGATGGTCCAAAGGGCGGGCGTGCTGTGCGCGAAATCGCTAAGCTGCCTCGCACTCGCAAATCCACGACGCCCAACGGGACGCATCGATATTATCGCTACGACGGGGACCTAGGCGGGTCGATCACGAAGTTTCGTCCGGAACTGGACCTACTGCTGAACACCTATGTGCTGTTGCCGGGTTCCAAGCATCCTGAGGGCGGCACGTATGAAACTGCGGATTTCGGTGCGCCAATCGCCCGATTGCCGGAGCCGATAGCGGACGCGATCCGAGCATATCGAAAGAAAACGGATCGTCCCAAGGAAAGCTCGAAGGGGCGATCCGGCTTTCGCTCCGGACAACGCAACAATCGGTTGACGAGCATCGCGGGTGCATTGCGGCGTCAGGGGTTGGAGGAAGGTCAAATCTCGACCGCTCTACTAGCGGTAAATCAGTCCCACTGCCGTCCGCCGTTGGCCGTGTCGGAAGTCGAACGCATCGCGCACAGTATAAGCAGCTATGCGCCCGAACACGAAGGGCTGTTCGATTTCATGTCAAACCTCACCCCGCGCGACGTACATTTCGTATGGGAGCCATATCTCGTCCAAGGAGCCGTAAACCTTCTCGAAGGCGATCCGAATGTCGGTAAAACCTATCTGCTTTGCGAGATAGCGGCGGCGTTATCGTCCGGTCGATCGCTACCGGGGCAGGATCGAGGCGAGCCTCGAAACGTGCTGTTCATGAGCGCCGAGGACGACCCCGAGACAACATTAGTCAGGCGACTCATGCGAATGAACGCTGACCTTCGCCGCATTTCGTTTATGAGGAAGTTCCTGCGGCTGGAAGAAGAGGTCTTCGAGCATATCGAGCGCCATATCGCAGAACATGAAGTCAGCGTCGTAATCATGGACCCGCTGCTAGCCTATATGCAGTCGGGCATCGACATGAACAAGGCGAACGAGACCCGCCCATTTATGGCGAGGCTGGCTGAACTCGCCAAGGCGCGGAATGTGACGATCATTGCGCTTCGGCACCTGAACAAGGCGGACAAGGACAAGGCAATCTTTCGCGGCTTGGGCTCGGTCGACATCACGGCGGCGGCGCGATCGGCGGTGATGATCGGGTTGCATCCCGAAGACGATCAAACGCGCGTGCTGGTCCATATCAAACACAACCTGTCAGAGCGTGGCGCAACGCTGCTCTATGAGCTGGACGGCGGCGATCGATCGAAAGGAAAGGTGCCAAAGCTGGTTTGGCGCGGTGAAAGCGACCTGACCGCTGAGGATCTTGCACACAAGAGCAACAAGGTCGGGCGTCCGAATGACGCGAGCCAAGAAGCGCAGGAGTTCTTGCGTCGGGCTTTGCGCACCGGCGAGCGGCGGATCAAAGACGTAGTAAGGGACGCAGAGAGGCGTTCGATCAGCGACCGTACGCTGCGCAAGGCGGCCCGCACTATCGGTGTTGTGAAGAAAGGGCAGACCTGGAAACTGGCCGAAACTCCCCTGTAGGATCATTTCGGCCAGTTTGGTTGGCGGATTGCAGCAAGCGGACCTCAGCTTGCTTCGTGATTTGCGGCGAGCGCCTTGCGCGCTTCGTCCAACGCCTTGGAGCCGGGTTTCCACGACCATGGCTGCCTCGCGACGTGATCCTTGCCCAAGGTCGGGTAGAGTTTGGTTTGCTTTGCGGCGAGGCGCAGCAGCATTCGGGCGTCACGCGGCGACATCTTCACTTCGCGAGCCAGTTGATCGAGCGTGACCATCTCCACGCTGGAGTTGGCTGAGCCTTTGGCGTCCGATGCAGGCTTGGCGGTAGCCTTTGCGGGTTCATTCGTCATGTCGGTCATCTCCTTAGTTTGGGACCGACATTTCCATTAAGGCGGGGCCGGAAGGCGTGTCAGGAGAAATCCCAGTCGCTTTCAAGATTTTCCATCGGGGGGATTTCGAAGAAGGTTTCGCCGTCGGCGAAGATATAGAGATCGTCGTCGCTCCCAATTTCAAACGTGAAGCGGTGATCATCGACGTCGATATGAATGGTTTCGTCGTCGCCGTAGCTCACTTCGATCTTAGCGCCGGGAAAGAGGCGAGAGGCATGGGCGAGCAAGTGGTCGTAGTCGGCGCGTTCGATCATGGCGGTCACTCGTATTGTTGACCGTCTTCTCATTAAGAACATGGCGGGTCGGTTGTCAGGAAAAACCCCGCGCGACCCGCTGATTTCTACACGGCTGCCGGTGCGCAGAATCGTGCGATTTTGGCAGGACCCGCTGATTTGAAATGAGCTGGCGCGATCCAGGTGTAGGCCGCTTTTCCGCGATCTCGGAGGGCTATCGCTTCTTACTGGGTCCCGCTCGGGTACCAGACCGCTCGGCGGCTGCGCTGAGCCGATCTAAATACATCGCCTTTGCCTCGTACTCGGCGCTGGAAACCCTCGCGGCTATCTCAATGCGATTGCGTCCGCGCGGGCGAGGAGTGTTCCCCGTACCGCTAAATCGACGGCATAGTTTCACCGCCTTCCGTCGAACGCGTGAAAGATCGGTCATGTTCTGTGTGGCATAGCTGAGCCGCTGCGCGGCACGCGATGCAAAACGTCCTTCCGCATAATACAGAACTTCGCACCGCCGGGCCGTGATCGGGCATATAAGGTAGAATCGCCATCCACCCCAAGAGGTAGGCAGGGCCTCGATGGCGACGTGTTGCATGCCGGGGCCGTCGATCAAGTTGCTGACGATACGCATGCCACCGCCGCGCTCAACGTCGCCCAGATCGACGCGCAAGCGTGCGCTGGGTGCGTTTAGCCCGCCGTTCGACCAGCGCACGGTGTCACATACGCATTCACCGGGCCGTGCGATGCCCAGTCGTCGCAACGCGCGAATGTCGAGCGCGAGCGCGTCCTCAACATTGCCAACGTTGATCG is a genomic window of Sphingomonas sp. containing:
- a CDS encoding AAA family ATPase, with protein sequence MLKVAEQAIEAGMKVLAIGPRSKVPDTRFCRRGWKDATDDIANVKKWLSTDDRINLAASTFGSGICVVDVDGPKGGRAVREIAKLPRTRKSTTPNGTHRYYRYDGDLGGSITKFRPELDLLLNTYVLLPGSKHPEGGTYETADFGAPIARLPEPIADAIRAYRKKTDRPKESSKGRSGFRSGQRNNRLTSIAGALRRQGLEEGQISTALLAVNQSHCRPPLAVSEVERIAHSISSYAPEHEGLFDFMSNLTPRDVHFVWEPYLVQGAVNLLEGDPNVGKTYLLCEIAAALSSGRSLPGQDRGEPRNVLFMSAEDDPETTLVRRLMRMNADLRRISFMRKFLRLEEEVFEHIERHIAEHEVSVVIMDPLLAYMQSGIDMNKANETRPFMARLAELAKARNVTIIALRHLNKADKDKAIFRGLGSVDITAAARSAVMIGLHPEDDQTRVLVHIKHNLSERGATLLYELDGGDRSKGKVPKLVWRGESDLTAEDLAHKSNKVGRPNDASQEAQEFLRRALRTGERRIKDVVRDAERRSISDRTLRKAARTIGVVKKGQTWKLAETPL
- a CDS encoding site-specific integrase is translated as MRVALTNKGLDALKSKTDRYEVQDTVCPGLSVRVTPEGRKTFNVKYRYGLKQKRMSLGVYPRISLSEARDRAREAMRHVDEGSDPAKRRRQPEFRVEAVVKEFIERYAKPRNRKWMESERILWRELVAVFGQRDIREIRREHIIEIMDGAVDRGAHYQANRILANVRKLFNWCIERGIVETSPTNGLKAPTKEVARDRRLSDAEIVALLRACRNDVYPFRQFVPLLLATGQRRGELANMRWSEIDFTQKTWTIPAERSKNGKAHFVPLSAYALELLAEVPRFLDCDYVFTTKRTSPVSGFSKALRRLWLATGADDWRYHDLRRTAASGMAQARVQPHVIEKVLNHMSGKISGVAAVYNRYEYADEMRAALEDWGAYLERLSDKAAASL
- a CDS encoding AlpA family phage regulatory protein, with the protein product MTTYLYDRADLRRRGIKISNSTLLRLEAAGSFPKRVRIGAHSIAWLASEIDAHIAALAEAREAN